GAGAAAAAGGAAGCAAGGGGCTGGAAATAGCAATGGCGAGGTCTCTTTCTAGCCTCGCATATCCGGAAAGATTTTACGCCGCGGCAGCCTACGCTGGCTTTGATGGATCTCCCGCTTCTTCTGTGAGCTCAAAGTTCTCTAACGACGTCGCTCTCCTTCTCTACGCCCTCTATCAACAGGTCCCCCCAAAAAATTCTCTCTTCCccaattttgattaaatttggTCGATCTGGATGTGTGTTATCTGAATTATCTGCATTTCAGGTGTATTTGATTGAATTGGTACTGATTTGTGATGTATTTGGGGAATGCTTTGTCCGAGGGTTTTGATGTTGTTTTTTATCTTGTTAGATCTGGTGATATTTTTTCTGTCTTTTTCGGTTTAAGGATTGAGTTGAGAGTTTGATGATTATCTTATCGAATGTAAGGTCTAACAGGAAATATGGGGTTTTGtttaagaaagaaatgaaatttaCCTACTCTCACTGCTGGATttaacttttgcatttttctgttTGATTGATGAGCGGATGCTAGCTGGTATGTTCCAAATGCCTTGTAGCAAGCACCAAAGATAAATGTTGGGAATAGCACGGGAGTCTAAGCTTTATTCACTTTAGAAGGTTGATGGGAAAATGCCTTTGATCCCTTGTGAATTTTATTTGGCTTTAGAATTTAATCTTTAGATCAGGGCCATAGATTTGAGATCAATCTAGTAGGTTTCAATCAATCGAGACCATTGATTTGAGATCAATTGGACATGAaccccaataaaataaaagagtCAATTATATGGCAATTACAAAGTTTAgtaatttatataatttatattcccGCTGTTGTATTTTGCATTCCATCCTAAATCATCAGCCAATAAAGAATTTGTGATTATGACTGctttaaggaaaaaagaaaaagaaaaaaatgttggCTTACAAAGGTGTTCTGTCACCTCGAGTGAGTGTTGCCTTGTATGTTAGATGCTGCATTAATAAGTTTCAGCCTGTTGGTTGGAAAGTAATcatctttttctgttttctcttgTCCTTGTGGTGGTGTCTCTTTGTTTATAGGCGACAGTAGGACCCTGCAATATTCCCAAGCCCAAAGCATGGAGTGCTGTTGAGCTAAGCAAATGGAGGAGGTTTGTCTTCTTGAGCTTTATGATTTGCTTATTAACAGACTGGTATAATACCGTTAGTCTCCACATTTTCATGAAGAATTCTTGGTTATCTTGGTGCGGAGTATAGCTTGAACTAGATTTAATAGATTACCACATCAGTTGAACTTCAATGATGTAAAGAAAATGATTGAAGGAACAAAGAAGACGGCAAAGAGTTCATCATAGAAATTGGAGAATGTAAGAATTAATGCCATCTTAGATGTACTCATGCTGCAATGGAAATGCATGTTTATGTCCAACGCATACCAGCCataaaaactgtttttgtttggAGACTCTTGGATATATGTCTCTACACTTTGGGACTAATCCACAATCTTATGGATTATTGTTGGATGTCAAGGTTACAGGGATCCATTGTAATGAGATTTGAATATTTGAATATCTCTAATGATGCTAGGGCTATTTTTCAAAGTGTCTTTATATCAAATGATTGAAAATCTACATAGAGGGGCATTTAGAGGGAAATGTTAAACTTTTGTTACGTTGTGTGTTCAAGAAATGTGACCTACCTTTTAGTTGAATAAAGCTATTTTTAGATGATTAAGCACAGGCAATTAGAGATGATGAAGTATATTTTATTGCATATTGGCTTAGTGACTGAGGGAAAAGAAATTGAGATTAGAAATGCATTTGGCTAAGTTATATGTTAAATTTTGCAGAAAAAATTTTAATCCATGGAAATCTGTAGCTTCCCATCATTGCCTGTCACTTCCTTGTTTTCTTTCCGTGTTTCTGTGGAGTTTTGTCATGGTGGAGTGCATGGAATGCCATGCTTTGTTAGGGGGCAATTAtttattttaccttttttttcctGGTTCTAGATAAGATACCACATGGTTTGAAACAGGTGTGACGGTACATGGGACACAGTTTGAACTCAGAATGTTAATATGCATTTGATATTAGTTAATAGATTAATCAAATCAAGCTTGAACAAGCTTGGTTTTGTTTAACTTATCAAGCTCTGTTGATTAGCATAAAACTATGGTAATGGTATGCAAAACAATCAAATTTGCTTGAGCTTGAGTTTATCAAAGTTTATTTAAGCTCAGATCAATGGTAAAAAACCAAATTGAAGACAATTATCAATCTTGTTGAGCACTAAATTAAACTTGAATACATACTTCTTGGGTTGGGTTAACTTGTTTACACCTATGGAGATAGCTTTTTGTGCCCGTTCTTGCTCCCCTTGCTTTGTTTTCATGCACAGAAACCAATatatccattttaggaaacgcTCACTGTTTCACCTTTTTGATCGCTCCTGGCATTCCTGCAGATAAACTGTTACATTTCCTTTGTTAACGGGGATAACCAGGGTATACTGACTTCCTAAGGTTTTGAGTCACCTAaaagattttttattttgttgcagCTGGAATGAGCTAGGAAACATGGTATCTACTGAGGCAATGCGACTCTTTGTCAAAATATTGGAGGTTTGAAATACTATCAGTAGTTTTTGAGATCAGGCCTCCCGCAATAATCGTGTGCATTGACACAATTGCTTTTGGTTGGCAGGAAGAACATCCAGGATGGTATTCAAGAGCCTCGAACTTCATAATGGAGCCTGCTGTGGATGTTGAAATGAATGTGAGTCTGCTTACAGTGGTTAGTTGTGTATTTATGTATTACCGGTCAATAGTAGTGAGGCGAAGATCTCTACTTCATAGGTATGGGAGGCCCATGAACATAAACTTGTTTATTTCTGACACAAGGTGCGTATAATAATTGTATATGCTAAGTTTTCATAAGCCAATAATTCACAATAATGAACTTTGGGAAGAAAAAagtgcaaaagaaaaatgatagaAGTCAATACAATTAGCCCTCATGTTAGGATATCCCAACAAGCATGCACAAAGCTCAGTACTTAGTTACCTAGAACATGATTGGCCCTCAAGTTGGGATATACCTATAAATAATATGAAGATTATGATCCTAGCTTGTATACTCCATGAAGGTTATGGAGCTTAAAAATAGAATACGATGCAATGTtgattgtttattgtttatgcCCTTGATTTTCCTATCCTCTTTTTTGACAAAGTATTCTTCCTTTGGCTCAGCAAAATGCAAAAGTTGACTTAGTCACTGAGAATGGAAACAATATTCCAGAGGTGAAGACAATTCCAGCTGAAAATGGAAACCTATCAGAAACTCAGGATTTGGAAGTTGTATCTGAAGGCTTTGGTGCGGTTGGTGTCTATGATCAATGGGTTGCACCTCCAGTATCTGGTACACGCCCAAGAGCGCGATACGAggtcatattttttttttactggttTCTGTTACTTTTTAAGTTCATTCATGTTATCTATTCTCAATATACTTTTGCTTCATTTACAGCATGGAGCTGCTGTTATTGATGACAAAATCTATATATTTGGTGGAAACCATAATGGTCGTTACCTTAGTGATCTCCAGGTTTGTAAAATATGTCTAATGCATGCTTCTTCTTGTCATCTCTAGTCTTCTGAATCTGCAAATTGAAAATTTGCAAAATCTTATCCTAGTTTGTTGGAGGAACAATATATAGTAGCTCAAGGTTTATTGATTTCTTGaacaaaattaaatttcatgGTTTAGGGGCTCTTTTAAGTTTAGTTTTcctatgttttatttattttcacatTTAATTTTCCTGCTAGATGATTAGTGGTCTGCATttggtttttctatttttatctttttttttcctccttttgaATAGCTTCAGAAATGGTCTTCCAAGTCAAAATGAGCTCTAAAGTACCCTTCCATCCCGTTATCAAATATTTTAGGTGTTGGATTTAAAGAGCTGGACGTGGACGAAGGTTGAAGTTAAAGCAGGGATTGAGGCTTCTCCTGCAACTGTGACTCCCTGCGCAGGCCATTCCTTGGTTAGTATTTGTGGTGTTTTCTTGTCTTGTGTGAGAGGCACAGCAAAGGTTGCCTACTTGGCCAGTTATAGCATTTGATGACTTATCCTAGATATGTTTCTGACCTCTTGCCCCCGGGTTTTGCTGGTTTTGTAGATAGCGTGGGAAGGAAATAAGCTTCTTTCGGTAGGAGGACACACCAAGGATCCTTTGGAAACTATGCAAGGTTTGGATCATTTAACTAGAACAATGGCTATGAGCTCATGCTTTTTGGAACGAGAATTATTGAAAGATATCTTAATAAAATCCTTATCTTTTAGATAAAAAATCTTCTATTAGAAATTTGTTACCAGTGacaaagctctcaattttccaTATGAACGGTACCTGATATGCTTTTAGTATTTGAGATGGAACTGATCTTGGGAGGAGCTTATTCATTCTATCTGTGTATCTTAACCTTTACCTTTTATGTCGTGCTTTTTGTTCTTTGTTATCCTGGTGGAGGTGCGCTTAGGCCTCACTATAGGACATTCAGAAATCTTGATTGAAGCAATGTTTCtggttattaattttttttctgaaCTGCAACCAAGCTTGATTAATTTTTTCCTGAACTTCAAGAAAACTATTTGTTATCCTCAGCATTTTCCTAATGGCTTCTGTTCCTAGGAAGCTGATTCTAGTCACCTACTTGCTGCTGGTACAGGATTGTTCTTGATGGCTTGTTCATTTACTAGAAAAGAGTAGATCTAATTTGATTTGTGCAAAAAGAGATATTTTGATTCAGAGGGTTTCTTCACGAAGTTAATCAGAGTCCTTCCTCCTGTCTGTCACTGAGAAAAGAAATGTTCGGCCTTCTCTGACATCTCCTGCATTGTTACGACCCTTTGTGAATAAGGATTTGCTTTTCTTGTAGTTTTGCAATTTTATtgtacttttttgttttttgggtctTTGGCATTGAATGTCTTTTCAGCTTTTCCTTCCTGCTTATGGTAATTGAGGAACTTAATAAAACTACACTTTCTTTGTTTGGATCAGACTGGATTCACCTCTTCTGTTTTTTGGCTCTCTTAACATCTTAATAATTGGCATTTACAGTGAAGGTGTTTGATCTGCAAAATGGTAGCTGGTCAACCTTGAAGACTTATGGAAAGCCACCAGTATATACTCGTTTTTTCTTAATTATCTATTGGTGTTTCCCCCTTTGGAATGAAAAGAAACTTTGTCATTTGCGGGTGATCTGACAGGTTTGTCGTGGTGGACAATCAGTAACCCTCGTGGGGACAAGCTTGGTGATATTTGGTGGACAAGATGCAAAGCGATCTCTTTTGAATGACCTGCACATTTTGGACTTGGAGACAATGACCTGGGATGAAGTAGATACCTTGTAAGATTTTGCTGCAATTTGAATAACTTGTTTCACAATAGCATTATCTTTTGGTTGCCTGGATATGAATGAGGGATGTTTTCAGGCATACGTCCAGTTAATGTAAGAGCTATAAATGTGCTCACATTGGATTGGTTCttgataaattttctttttgtgtcCTGTAGCCcatgaaattaaaaaaagatattatgtttattttttagcaaaacTGATGGGGTTTTCTCATCCCTTGTATGATAGTGCTCCTAATTTCCAACAGTCCTGATAAACCAGTGTCTACTGTATTTGGTCCTGATGACAATTTGTCTTCCAATTCATGGCTCTTTCCAAGTATGTGGCATCAGAATACAAGAGCTAATGCCTGTTTTTGCAGGGGAGTGCCACCTTCTCCAAGATCTGATCACACTGCTGCAGTGCATGCGGAGCGCTACCTTCTTATCTTTGGAGGAGGTTCACATGCTACCTGTTTCAATGATTTGCATGTTCTGGATTTGCAAACTGTGAGAAAATGTACATCTTTTGATATCCGGGTTATGTATAATTTCTACCATTATTCATATTTATGTTTTTATCTGATAGATGGAATGGTCAAGACCTACACAACAAGGCGAAATTCCGAGTGCCCGAGCTGGACATGCAGGTGTGACAGTTGGAGAGAACTGGTTTATTGTTGGTGGTGGTGACAATATGAGTGGTATGGTTTTACTATTAAGATCACATTAAATGCTTTATGTGTTAAGGTTTCTATTTTGAATATCAGTATAAAAAGCACAAAAGAGGTAACCATTCTTCATTGGCACAAATAACCTTGGAATTAATCTGGTCATTGTCAGCACGTTTTTCTGCATCTATATTGcagtctttttctttcttgatttttttccctATATAGATGTTTTGCAGTTAGCATGTTTTGTACATCTTGTTGGTATTTAGGAATATGTGCAAATTTTGAGAGGGCCTTTGATGATTCTAGTACTTTATTAAATTTATTCTCTTAGTTAAATATCTTTGAGGGGAAAACCCATTTTGTTGCATTTGGTCAATAATGCCTTGCAAAAGGAACAGCATGCTTGGATATTACAAATAACTACTTTGAACTGGAAGCTCCTTGACTGTTTTTTCTCGTGTTCTCCCAAAATGGTTGGTGTCAGGCAAGGACGTGTAAAAGATCCGTTTTCTCCTATAATTGGCTTAGCCCTTCCTCTCCTTGAAGCTAAGTTACAAATGAAAGACTGTCATTTTGATGACATGCATTATTCTGCCACGTACTAATGCAAAATCTTGTTGTTCAAAAGCTTGGTAAATTTTGTACTCCCTCCATCCCCTTGTTAATGTCATCAGTTTTTTTGTTGTCTCAGAGTTAGACAATGCTTTTTTTGTTTCTAACTTCCAAATTGTGCTTGTATGAGGTTTTCAAGTGGGCTAAATAATTCACCTGGGGAATGACAAAAGTAGTTCCCATACACAAAGAAGCGTTCCATTCTCAAAAGTTTGGCACATACAGGACAACACCCAACTCTGGGAGCTACATTTTCTGTGTTTTTCCAACATCTCCAAATCAGTTCAAACTGCCATTTCATCAAAACTTGGTGCACAAACCACAATGATCATTTCTTAGAATCAAAATGACTTTGTGCTAATATAGATGGGTCGGGCCAGTGTATGTAAAAAGTTAGAATATCAAAAACCAACTCTAATTCCAGGACAGAGGGAGTATGATTTAGAGATACGTGGGAACCTTTTATTTGGCGTTGTTTCTTATAAATGCaatattttttttggtgaaattgCTCTACCCCATTCATTCTATGCCTCTTGTATTCATGTAAGCCACTTGCTTTGCAGGGGTCTCTCAAACTGTTGTCCTCAACATGTCTACCTTAGTTTGGTCAGAGGTAACAAGTGTTCAAGGACGTGTTTCAATTGCTAGTGAGGTATGTATATCATCCCACGGGGCAAAGTTTGGTTATATAACTTATCTGACTATGCATGTTTTGGTTTTCTTTTAATTGGCCTACAAGGGATTTTGTTCCAGCAATGCAAGCATTACAGTACTTACTTTTTAAATATGGCAGAAAAGTATTGTTGGAATGTTCATCCTTTCTAATATACCTTCCAACCGCTGTTGTCTGGCTCTCTATATATTTTGTCTACAACTTGTGTGTCAAAATTTTGTAACCTGGGAGAGAGGGGAAAGGTGGAGTCCCAGGTGGGAGTATGATGCATTTTGTTGCAAGTATCTCTCAAATTGAACACTTGGCAGGGTTAGTCACATGAATGGATTTGCTTATATGGTAACCATCTAAGCGGTCTTGTTGGTCCATATAAACAGTTCAATCGGCTAATGCTGTATAAACTAGTAAAGATAGATATCAACATTgagcaaaattcacagaatctGAGAAGCATTACATTGGACTGAGAAGACAAGAGCCGTCTTGTTGGTCCATATAAACAATTCAATCGGCTAATGCTGTATAAACTAGTAAAGATGGATATCAACATTgagcaaaattcacagaatctGAGAAGCATTACATCGGACTGAGAAGATAAGAGAATCTGAACTGTTGGATCATAATTTATGAACTAGAATTAGAAGTTCAAGATCATTACTACCATAAAGAAGCTCAAAGTTCAAATAATACTGCAGCATGGACAGAAAGATACGCAGAATACTGACAAAATGTTAGTAGGAAAGATGAatctcatcatttttcttttgtcaaGCTTCAAAGAAATTGTGTGGAATGAGTGAATAGCACCATATATTTTAAGTCAATTACTTGCTGACATGTTATTTGCTTTTGATTTAGTGTGAGGCCAATTGTAAAATAATAGAAATGTACAAGTATTTTCAAGTACCTGATGTTCTGAGAAATTGGTTTTTCTATATCTTAGTCGTACAGATATATTATTCATCAATTTTTCCCTGATGGTGTGATGTTCTGGATTCAAATAAATGTTTGAGTTTCTCTGGATTGCAACTTTGTTCTTGAAGTTGTTATTCTACTAAGGGGAGCACAATTaagcattttttttctgttagGATGGAATTGGCAATCTTCTCATGGATTATAAGGGGCATGTTACTGCAGTTTGATAGATATTATATGATCATTAACATCATTATTCCTCTAGGTCGAGTTGCATGTCTTAATTTTAAATCTGTCTCAAATTaacctttattttcatttaatccaaaacttaCAATTTGGGAAGAAAGTTTAATTTGCATACGCTTTGCAACGAAAGTAGTTATATTTGCATTAAGTTCACAAAGTCTGGTCGTTTTGACTTGTGATTGGTCTTATGCTTGATGTGGGTATAACATGATATTAGACCCTCACATTTttaggttctttttttttcaaagttggTTTGGCTATATATTCAAGAACATATGTTTGATGTTATGGTTGGTTATTTGAGTGTTACAAGTAAATCATTTGCAATGATGGATAACCACCAGTAAATGTAGAATGCCATCATTACCCTCTCTATGGTTGCACATTCTACATCAGGCTACCTTTAGGGATTGCTGAATCTGATCTTTTATGTCCAGCAAGTTAATGCTGTTTATTTTTTAGTCAGGTCTTTATACTCATTTAAGGAATtataatttgggaaaaaaaattatcgCGGTTGATTTTTAAGCTGACAATGCTAGTTTTCTTTTGAAAGTTTCTCATTTTTACCttggaaaatatgtttattAATCCCCACTGACTAGGACTGAAGCTTCGCTTCTGTACCTGGTCCTGGTTTATTGCTGCTAACGTCTAATAGTGTTGCCAAAATGCTTGATTTGGTTAGATGGATGTCTATGCTTTACTTGAAGAGACTTAAAACTAATGTAATAGATTCATTGACCTAAGCTCTGTGGACGAAAAATTAAATAAGGACTTGAGTAGTGCTCTCACACAGCTATGTCTTGCTCTTTTTTATTATCATGCATCCTTCCACTGTATGGTTTAGTTTCAGCTTGGTTTGAAGCTCAAAACTAGATGTCTGTTGCGTGTCATATGCTCTAGTTAGTTCTGCATGTAAAAGAACAGGAAATCAGCTCTCTTGATTTTTGGAAGTGCCACACAACTATGAACATATGAACTAGAGAGCATATTCTCATGTTTCAGGGCTTGAGTTTGGTTTTGAGTTCCTATAATGGTGAAGACATCCTGGTCTCCTTTGGAGGATACAATGGGCGATACAGCAATGAGGTAGAGTATATTCTTTTATTCCGTTTCCTACCTTTTCTTCTGTTATTTTCCTTTGTTCATCCCTAACTGCTGGTTTGGTGCTGCTTTTAGGTCAATGTTCTTAAACCCAGCCACAAATCAACTTTGCAATCAAAGATGATGGAGACTCCAGTACCTGATAGCGTGTCTGCTGTGCATAACGCTACAAACCCCACTAGAGATATGGAGTCTGAGTTTGAAACAGGTCAAGATGGGAAAATAAGGGAGATCATAATGGATTCAGAGCCCACGGTATTATGCTGGAACACTCTTGACAAACATCTTTGTCTGTGCTTTGCTGTTATTGTGTGATGATGGTTTTATGAAAGTTATCAAAGAAAGCACATAGAAGCAGTTTGAAATTTAAGTTATAATTTTCTGAGGAAAATTGAAACCTACTGAATATAATTTTAGATAGATTAGTTTGACTCCTTGAAGCTTTGATTACAAATTGTTAGGGGATTAACTCAGAATGGTAGCTGGGAATTGATAATTCCTCTGATTATGGGCAATTAGGAAATCTCAAATCTGTTAAACAAGCAGCTGCACAAGATTTATGGATCGCAAGGTTATTAGTTTTTTGAATTATGTGCTAGAATCTAAAATACTTATAAGATTTTGAatttgttttaatatgattcgtGGATTATAGACTAATCATGTAAAAGGAATAAGAATGTGGAATTCAAGTATTTTAATGACTTTTCGAAGTGGCAATTTTAATGGTTCACAATTTTCTCTCAGAACCTTTTATTTTGGATAGGAACTGTTTAATAGTAACTTGTTAACAAAGTGTTAACGGACTTGTTTTTTTTACTTCAACACcacccccccccctctcttccaaataaaatatagaaaagaaaagaattaaaaggAAACACTATTAAAAGAAGGGCATGGATGCTTGGCTAGAGTCCACTTTAGCTGCTATCATGCCAGATGGATTATTCTATACCTGATCTGGTGGCAAGTTTATTTTTCTAGAGAGCAACTGCCCCTGGAATGGTTCGCACCTGGGTAGACGTTTTGGCTCCTTACTTCAAAAGCTAAGTTTGAAACTTGAAGGAGATGCTTACAAAATGGGTGTCATggaaaaaagggggggggggggaggatgCAGTAGCAGGTGTACTGCTATGACATGTAGGATAAACAATCGATCAATTTCCCTATATAGATAATTACAGTGGTGGTTCTTTCAGAATTTAAGACACATAATGTGTTAAATTTTTTATGCACAAGTAATGAGTCTTAAAAGTGACTAAAATTGGTCTGGCCATCTTGACCCGGATACAGAAGGTGCCAAGTTTGAGTCCCAACCTCCTAGTTGTATTGAAACAAATTCATTCAAATAAGGTGTAAAAGAGTGGATTCTGAtgcccaacaaaaaaaaaaatctaattttgTTCATGTGATGCACTGTCTTTTCTGTCATTGTTTAGTAATTTTGCAGCTATAGAATATGTTCTTGTGCCTCTGCCCAAGTAGTTCAAATGGTGTAATTAGCTGTTAATTATACGGCTTGCTTCTAAACTCCAATTCTGATATTTGTAAGCTATCATGCAGATTAAAAAAGTTGAAGAAACCAGTGAGCGCCTTATATCAGCTCTTAAAGCAGAGAAGGATGAACTAGAATCTTCTCTCAGCAAGGAGAAACTTCTAACACTCCAGCTGAAGCAGGAGTTGACGGATGCAGAGACTCGCAATACAGACCTTTACAAGGtaatttcttttgctttttgcctGGCCTGACATGTCTCATGGAGTTTTACAGGGTACTTCCTGGTGGAAGGAAAAATTTGTTGGAATAGTTCGATAAATATCAGTGTTATGTAGTCATCTCACGGACAAACTTGATGCTACACGGGATAATTTGCTTCTTAAAGGACAGAGTTCCATTCAAATTGAGATTAATCTTGGCAACTCAACATACAAATTTAGCATATAAGCTCTTCTTTCTTCTCAGTTGACGAAAAGATCTGTCTTACCTGTTATAGAATGAGGTTCAGGTAGGACTGAGTGCTTTATGCCTGTTTAAGGTTCTTTATTGATGTTTCAAAAACCTAAAAATTTAAATCCAGAGCTTTGTCAGTAATATGGGAAGGAACCATGTGAGAGTTTAGACCAAATTCTGGTACTCCAGAGCATAACTGAAACTGAGGGGTGTATGTGTGTGCATGTGTATCTGCATGtatgtgtacatatatatatatatatatttatatctgTGTGCATGAATATATACCTATGCAAACTCACACACACATAGATGTATTTATATTTgtgtacatacatacatatttaTTTATATCTATTGGTCTTCCTATTATCATGGGATAGTGGAATGGAGTAAGAGCACTGCCTGAGTATGGACCTCTTGTTGGTTCAGCATTATTTATATCTATTGGTCTTCCTATTATCATGGGATAGTGGAATGGAGTAAGAGCACTGCCTGAGTATGGACCTCTTGTTGGTTCAgcattttgagatatttaagtgCAGTCAAAGTAGCACAGTTTATATTTTGTAGCGTCTGCTTTCAGATACTCCAAGCTCTCTAGTTGCATGAGCAATAATGCAAATGACTACTCTAGAGTCAGGGCTGAGCATCTTCTGTTTCAGATGTTTGTTGAAGCATGATGTTGTTTTGAGTCTCTCATATGTATTTCATGTCATGTTTTTTGTGATCTTGTAAGCCTGCTATAGTAGCTGTTTAACTGCTGATGTGCCTTTGACCTTCAGGAAATAAATTTTGCAGCTTAGCCAGTTTTGCATATCCAGTATATTACTGCCATTGTGAAGAAAGAATAATTGAATTTGTCTAATTAACAATCTACAGGAGCTCCAGTCCGTACGAGGCCAGCTTGCTGCTGAACAATCTAGATGCTTCAAGCTCGAGGTATTattgggttgtgtttgataactcaattctTTTTCTTACCAGTGTTTCCTTTGGTTTTTCTGTGAATCTTTTTGTCGAGTCAAGATCACTACTCGAGGTGTGAGCCTATGAGGATTGATTTTGTGAGTTTTGCATTTTGATTCTTGAGTTTTACACATTCAGACTACTCTCTTCAGGTGTTGAAATGCTGATAAACTCAAGCTACCCTTTAATTACATGTGAAAATTATGTGGAGGGCCATATTTCAGTTGTTTACTTACGGCTTCCATATAATGCCAAAGTTCTGGCTCttctacttttgtatttttaatTTGATGGGATGCTATAGATGATGTTAGTGGATTGATATGATTGAAGTTTAATTTCTTGAAGCGAAAATGTAGCCTGTTTGTTTCTTTCAATCGTTGAATGAACAGGAAGAGGACTTGCTAACTGCCATTGTTTGAGTGACAGGTTGATGTCGCAGAGCTGCGGCAGAAGCTACAAAACTTGGAGTTACTGCAGAAAGAACTTGAAATCCTCCAGCGGCAAAAGGCTGCTTCCGAGCAAGCTGCTTTAAGTGCAAAACAGAAGCAGAGCTCAGGAGGGGTATGGGGATGGCTTGCAGGAGCTCCTCCCAACCAAAGCGCTGATAATGCATAGAAGATTAGTACTTCAATAGTTGTGATTGCTCGGTCCCAAAATAGTCAAGTTTCCGTACAATTATCCTTGCCATTAACCCTTTTGATTTCATAGATCAATAAGCAATATAATTACTTCCTTAGCCGGCGTTAACTTAGGGAGGTCTTCATCATCATTATATACAAAGGTAGAATCCCAGTCTCTGTAATTATTTTTGGTTGCCAGTTCCATATATGTTTTACTCATTCATTAGTTACTTTTATGCGGAGATGAAGAATTTTGTGAGAGGTGtattcatctattcttttttagtaattgaaatttgaagaacGATTGGGAGATTGCTTGCTTGTAGTAATATGTTTGTTATACCACT
This portion of the Coffea arabica cultivar ET-39 chromosome 2e, Coffea Arabica ET-39 HiFi, whole genome shotgun sequence genome encodes:
- the LOC113732851 gene encoding acyl-CoA-binding domain-containing protein 4, whose product is MARSLSSLAYPERFYAAAAYAGFDGSPASSVSSKFSNDVALLLYALYQQATVGPCNIPKPKAWSAVELSKWRSWNELGNMVSTEAMRLFVKILEEEHPGWYSRASNFIMEPAVDVEMNQNAKVDLVTENGNNIPEVKTIPAENGNLSETQDLEVVSEGFGAVGVYDQWVAPPVSGTRPRARYEHGAAVIDDKIYIFGGNHNGRYLSDLQVLDLKSWTWTKVEVKAGIEASPATVTPCAGHSLIAWEGNKLLSVGGHTKDPLETMQVKVFDLQNGSWSTLKTYGKPPVCRGGQSVTLVGTSLVIFGGQDAKRSLLNDLHILDLETMTWDEVDTLGVPPSPRSDHTAAVHAERYLLIFGGGSHATCFNDLHVLDLQTMEWSRPTQQGEIPSARAGHAGVTVGENWFIVGGGDNMSGVSQTVVLNMSTLVWSEVTSVQGRVSIASEGLSLVLSSYNGEDILVSFGGYNGRYSNEVNVLKPSHKSTLQSKMMETPVPDSVSAVHNATNPTRDMESEFETGQDGKIREIIMDSEPTIKKVEETSERLISALKAEKDELESSLSKEKLLTLQLKQELTDAETRNTDLYKELQSVRGQLAAEQSRCFKLEVDVAELRQKLQNLELLQKELEILQRQKAASEQAALSAKQKQSSGGVWGWLAGAPPNQSADNA